Proteins encoded within one genomic window of Manis pentadactyla isolate mManPen7 chromosome 4, mManPen7.hap1, whole genome shotgun sequence:
- the GJB4 gene encoding LOW QUALITY PROTEIN: gap junction beta-4 protein (The sequence of the model RefSeq protein was modified relative to this genomic sequence to represent the inferred CDS: inserted 1 base in 1 codon), whose translation MNRASLQGLLTGVNKYSTALGRIWLLVVFIFHVLVYVVAAEKVWGNEQRGFVCNTKQPGCPNVCYDEFFPXSHVHLWALQLILVTCPSLLMVMHVAYRQEREQQHRLKHGPNAPSLYDNESKKRGGLWWTYLLSLIFKAAIDSGLLYLFHHLYQGYDMPRVVTCSQSPCPHSMDCCISQPTEKKVFTCFMVATAVLCILLSLSEATYLVGKKCLETLGPRRQQSQPQGHLPSAHPLYAFSRGDHAQDGDSVLTKAGPATVDAGGYP comes from the exons ATGAACAGGGCGTCCCTGCAGGGCCTTCTAACTGGGGTCAACAAGTACTCCACAGCACTGGGCCGCATCTGGCTGTTGGTGGTGTTCATTTTCCACGTACTGGTCTATGTGGTGGCGGCAGAGAAGGTGTGGGGCAATGAACAGAGGGGCTTCGTCTGCAACACCAAGCAACCGGGCTGCCCCAATGTCTGCTATGATGAGTTCTTCC TGTCCCACGTGCACCTCTGGGCTCTGCAGCTCATCCTGGTCACGTGCCCCTCGCTGCTCATGGTCATGCACGTGGCCTACCGCCAGGAGCGTGAGCAGCAGCACCGCCTGAAACACGGGCCCAATGCCCCGTCTCTGTATGACAATGAGAGCAAGAAGCGGGGTGGGCTCTGGTGGACGTACTTGCTGAGTCTCATCTTCAAGGCCGCCATTGACTCTGGCCTCCTCTACCTCTTCCACCATCTCTACCAGGGTTACGACATGCCCCGCGTGGTGACCTGCTCCCAGTCACCCTGCCCCCACTCCATGGACTGCTGCATCTCCCAGCCCACAGAGAAGAAGGTCTTCACCTGCTTCATGGTGGCCACGGCTGTGCTCTGCATCCTGCTCAGCCTCAGTGAGGCCACCTACCTGGTGGGCAAGAAGTGCTTGGAGACCCTTGGCCCCAGGCGCCAGCAGTCTCAGCCCCAGGGTCACCTTCCTAGTGCACACCCACTGTATGCCTTCTCGCGGGGAGATCACGCCCAGGATGGGGACTCGGTGCTCACAAAGGCCGGGCCGGCCACAGTGGATGCAGGTGGGTACCCATAA
- the LOC118912341 gene encoding gap junction beta-5 protein-like, translating to MAVPGAVPPPPRPAAHAGCCLLCRLRPRNRLPQTPSPVPTGVPAESNGWLSGAGTRRALRGGHSAERVWSDDHKDFDCNTRQPGCSNVCFDEFFPVSHVRLWALQLILVTCPSLLVVMHVAYREAREKKHREAEGEGGGCLYLNPGKKQGGWLWWTYVCSLVVKAGVDAAFLYMFHSFYPRCTLPRVVTCHAASCPGVVDCFISRPTEKNIFTLFMVATAAICILLSLMELTYLVSKRCLECLAVRKTQITGMGQHPSWATSSCKQDDLLSGDLIFWTQMLHLLSYQTTLETM from the exons ATGGCAGTGCCAGGCGCAGTGCCTCCTCCTCCCAGGCCAGCGGCACACGCAGGCTGCTGCCTGCTCTGCAGGCTCCGTCCCAGGAACAGGCTTCCCCaaacaccctccccagtcccgaCAGGAGTTCCAGCTGAGTCCAACGGCTGGCTGTCAGGAGCTGGTACCCGGAGAGCCCTGAGGGGTGGCCACTCAG CCGAGCGTGTGTGGAGTGACGACCACAAGGATTTCGACTGCAACACCCGCCAGCCGGGCTGCTCCAACGTCTGCTTCGATGAGTTCTTCCCTGTGTCCCACGTGCGCCTCTGGGCCCTGCAGCTCATCCTGGTCACGTGCCCCTCACTGCTCGTGGTCATGCATGTGGCCTACCGGGAGGCTCGGGAGAAGAAGCACCgggaggcagagggggagggTGGCGGGTGCCTCTACCTGAACCCCGGCAAGAAGCAAGGGGGGTGGCTCTGGTGGACGTATGTCTGCAGCCTTGTGGTCAAGGCTGGTGTGGATGCTGCCTTCCTCTACATGTTCCACTCCTTCTACCCCCGATGCACCCTCCCTCGTGTGGTCACGTGCCACGCAGCTTCATGTCCCGGTGTGGTGGACTGCTTCATCTCCAGGCCCACGGAGAAGAATATCTTCACTCTCTTCATGGTGGCCACGGCTGCCATTTGCATCCTGCTCAGCCTCATGGAGCTGACCTACCTGGTGAGCAAGAGGTGCCTCGAGTGCCTGGCAGTGAGGAAGACCCAGATCACAGGCATGGGCCAGCACCCAAGCTGGGCCACCTCTTCCTGCAAACAGGACGACCTCCTCTCAGGTGACCTCATTTTCTGGACTCAGATGCTCCACCTCCTCTCTTACCAGACCACCCTCGAGACCATGTGA